The genomic window AGCGGCGCCGGACCCAGGATCGCACGGCTCAAGCCGGGATGGGCGGCGCAGAGCGTCTCTTTCAGGTCACGGGCGAACTGCGCCGTCTTCTTTTCATCTTTCCCGCGCACGATGACATTGACCAGTTTGCAGAAAGGCGGATAGCTGAGCGACTGGCGTTCCTTGGCCTCATGCTGGAAGAACGACAGATAATCATGGGTACGCGAAAAATCGACGCTGGGATGCTTCGGAGAAAAAGTCTGAATGATAACGCGGCCGGGCTTGCGGCCGCGGCCCGCGCGTCCGGCCACCTGCGTCAGGAGCTGGAACGTTTTTTCCGCGGAACGAAAATCCGGCAGCATGAGTCCCACGTCGGCCAGGATCACGCCCACAAGCGTGACATGCGGGAAATCAAAGCCTTTGGCGATCATCTGGGTGCCGATGAGGATGTCCGCTTTTTGATCGCGGAAATCTTTGAGAATCACTTCGTGTGATCCTTTTTTCTGCACCGTGTCGGCATCCAGGCGCAAAAGCCGTGCCGTGGGAAACCGGCGCGCCACTTCGCTTTCGACTTTTTCCGTGCCGAAACCCCGGAACTGAAGAACGGGCTGGCCGCATTGCGAGCAGGGCCGGTCCGCGGCGCGCTGATAATTACAGTAATGGCAGAGAAGGACGTCTTTTTCCTGGTGGTGCGTGAGCGCCACCTGGCAGGAGGGACAGGTTTCCGCGTTGCCGCAGCCCGGGCATTGCACGTGCGTGGAAAAGCCCCGGCGGTTGAGGAGCAGCAGCGTGCCCTCCCCTGCCTTCAGATTTTTTTCGATTTCCCGTTCGAGATGATGCGACAGGATGACGTTGCGCTTCATCGTGGCCATTTCTTCTTTCAGGTCCACGACAAGGACATCGGGCAGCTTTTTGTCGTCCACGCGCTTGGCCATCACGATGCGGGAAAAAACGCCGGTTTCGGCGCGCTGCATGGCCTCGAGCGACGGCGTGGCCGTGCCCATGATGAAAAGCGCTTTTTCGTTTTCCGCGCGCCAGGCTGCGATCTCTCGCGCGTGATAGCGCGGCACGGTTTCCTGCTTGTAGGAATGCTCGTGCTCTTCGTCCATGATGATGAGGCCGAGATTCGGCACCGGCGCGAATACGGCTGAACGGGGCCCGAGCACGAGGCGCGTCATGCCCTTTTCCAGCCGCTTCCACGCAAGAAAACGCTCGCCGTTGCTCAGCTTGCTGTGGAGGATTTCCAGTTTTTCTCCGAATTGGTCCGCGAAAAATCGTTTGAGCTGTTCCGTCAGCGCAATTTCTGGCACCAGGCAGATGGCGGATTTTCCCTGGCCCAGCACGTGCCGAAGCGCGCGGATGTAGAGCTCACTTTTGCCGCTGCCCGTGACGCCGTGGAGCAGCAGAGGCTTACGGTGCTGCATGGAAAACGCGGCCTGAATGAGCTCCCAGGCATGCTTTTGCTCCGGCGTCAGCTCGTAAACCGGACCGGAAGGCTCGCGGCATTCGGCCCCGGCGGATTCTTCCAGCGCTTTCAGGGCCTTGTCCGCCTTCTTGCCGTATTTGACCCATTGCGGGAGCGCGTTTTCGATGGCGTCGCCCCAGCTGGAGCCATAATAGCGGCTGATCTGGTCCGTGAGTTTCAGGATCGCGGGGGAAAGCACGGGGTCGTCGTCCAGGATTTCGAGGATAGGTTTTAATTTCTTGTCCGTCTCCGCCATTTCGGTTTTGACAAGGTAGCCGACGGCTTCGCGGTTGCGGAATGAAACGCGCACGCGGACACCGGCCTTGACGCGCGCCTCCAGCTCAGGAGGCACGGTGTAGGTATAGATTTCGGGAAGCGGAACAGGCAGGGCGATACCGACCTTCATGAGGACCGGAGCGGCCACGCTGCTCATGACACGGGCGAGGACATTTCGCGCATCATCATCTTCATGTCATCCCAGACCTTACGCTTGTCCTCGGGATTGCGCAGAAGATACGCCGGATGATACGTGCAGACGGTCTTGATGCCCCGGTAATCGTGGATTTTCCCGCGAAGCGCGGCCATGGGCTGCTGGGTGCCGAGAAGCGTCTGCGCCGCGAAGTTGCCGAGCGCGCAGATCATTTTCGGTTTGAGGATGTCGAGCTGCTGCTCCAGATAAGGCCGGCAGTTCTGGATTTCTTCCGGCTTGGGCGGGCGGTTGCCCGGCGGACGGCATTTCAGCACGTTGCAGATGTAAACGTCCTCACGCGTGCGTCCGATGGCCTGAACGATTTTGGTGAGCAGCTGCCCGGCGGCGCCGACAAACGGCAGGCCCTGCTCGTCTTCGTCGCGGCCCGGCGCCTCGCCCACGAACACGAGATCCGCCGAGGGATTCCCCGAGCCGAACACGACGCTTGAGCGTGATGCGCAAAGCTCGGGGCAAAGCGTGCATTGCAGCGCCTTGGCGCGCAGCTCGAAAAAGGCGTCCCCTGCCGCGTCCGCGGGAACCGAA from Verrucomicrobiia bacterium includes these protein-coding regions:
- the priA gene encoding primosomal protein N', whose translation is MSSVAAPVLMKVGIALPVPLPEIYTYTVPPELEARVKAGVRVRVSFRNREAVGYLVKTEMAETDKKLKPILEILDDDPVLSPAILKLTDQISRYYGSSWGDAIENALPQWVKYGKKADKALKALEESAGAECREPSGPVYELTPEQKHAWELIQAAFSMQHRKPLLLHGVTGSGKSELYIRALRHVLGQGKSAICLVPEIALTEQLKRFFADQFGEKLEILHSKLSNGERFLAWKRLEKGMTRLVLGPRSAVFAPVPNLGLIIMDEEHEHSYKQETVPRYHAREIAAWRAENEKALFIMGTATPSLEAMQRAETGVFSRIVMAKRVDDKKLPDVLVVDLKEEMATMKRNVILSHHLEREIEKNLKAGEGTLLLLNRRGFSTHVQCPGCGNAETCPSCQVALTHHQEKDVLLCHYCNYQRAADRPCSQCGQPVLQFRGFGTEKVESEVARRFPTARLLRLDADTVQKKGSHEVILKDFRDQKADILIGTQMIAKGFDFPHVTLVGVILADVGLMLPDFRSAEKTFQLLTQVAGRAGRGRKPGRVIIQTFSPKHPSVDFSRTHDYLSFFQHEAKERQSLSYPPFCKLVNVIVRGKDEKKTAQFARDLKETLCAAHPGLSRAILGPAPLPFYKLRGHFRWHVMMKCGLGEDLVPTVLQALSKIKKPSAVAVAVDVDPLNIL
- a CDS encoding uracil-DNA glycosylase; translation: MKSLKEDGIQDIYVPRRKAAPVQAPAAPAVKTAAAPASVPADAAGDAFFELRAKALQCTLCPELCASRSSVVFGSGNPSADLVFVGEAPGRDEDEQGLPFVGAAGQLLTKIVQAIGRTREDVYICNVLKCRPPGNRPPKPEEIQNCRPYLEQQLDILKPKMICALGNFAAQTLLGTQQPMAALRGKIHDYRGIKTVCTYHPAYLLRNPEDKRKVWDDMKMMMREMSSPVS